A region from the Rufibacter sp. DG15C genome encodes:
- the bshC gene encoding bacillithiol biosynthesis cysteine-adding enzyme BshC: MKVSCIDYSATGAFSKLVVDYLNRDAKLQPFYQHFPEVSAFSKIMEERQYPAAQRQVLVEELQRQYQGVEVPEAVQANISALSQEQTYTITTGHQLNIFTGPLYFIYKIVTAITAARALQQAYPDQTFVPVYWMATEDHDFAEVNHFTLFGKTYTWESEEKGAVGRFATDGLNEILDALPEQYELFEEAYTNSSTLAEATRKIVTGLFGAYGVVCIDGDSPAFKRLFIPAAQKELTEQASYKAITRTNEALQAQGYKPQVMTREINLFYLDNQLRERIVQEDGHYKVLNTPLVFTEAEILQHLQEHPERFSPNVVLRPLYQEMVLPNLAYIGGGAEVAYWFQLKGIFEAFQVPFPAVMLRNSAMYLTKPNAQRLEKLGLTPLEMFREMPELKKRLAELLNQEELSLEAQRHALETAYKQVEELAQSIDPTLVKAVGAEAQKASQSLQMLEKKLNKAIENKNDTAYNQLANLKDKLFPTGVLQERVDNLLSYQTNNPDFIQHLVEAFQPFAHQFTVLQED, from the coding sequence ATGAAAGTTTCTTGTATTGACTATAGCGCCACCGGTGCCTTCTCTAAATTGGTTGTGGATTATCTCAACAGAGATGCCAAGCTCCAGCCCTTCTACCAGCATTTTCCTGAGGTGTCTGCCTTCTCCAAGATTATGGAAGAGCGCCAGTACCCAGCCGCCCAGCGCCAGGTTCTGGTAGAGGAACTACAGCGCCAGTACCAAGGCGTAGAGGTGCCAGAGGCGGTGCAGGCCAACATCTCGGCGCTAAGCCAGGAGCAGACTTATACCATCACCACCGGCCATCAGCTCAACATCTTCACCGGTCCGCTGTACTTCATCTACAAGATTGTGACGGCCATCACTGCCGCCCGCGCGCTGCAGCAAGCCTACCCAGACCAGACGTTTGTGCCTGTGTATTGGATGGCCACCGAGGACCATGACTTTGCGGAGGTGAACCATTTCACGCTCTTCGGGAAGACGTATACCTGGGAGAGCGAGGAGAAAGGCGCCGTGGGGCGGTTTGCCACCGATGGCCTGAATGAAATCCTGGACGCCCTGCCAGAGCAGTACGAACTGTTTGAGGAAGCCTATACCAACAGCTCCACCCTAGCCGAGGCTACGCGCAAGATTGTCACCGGTCTGTTTGGGGCGTACGGCGTGGTCTGCATAGACGGCGACAGCCCTGCCTTTAAGAGACTGTTTATCCCCGCAGCGCAGAAAGAACTGACGGAGCAGGCCTCCTATAAAGCCATCACCCGCACCAATGAGGCTCTGCAAGCCCAAGGCTACAAGCCGCAGGTCATGACCCGTGAGATTAACCTGTTCTACCTGGATAACCAACTGCGCGAACGCATTGTGCAGGAAGACGGTCATTATAAAGTCTTGAACACTCCTTTGGTTTTCACCGAGGCAGAAATCTTGCAACACCTGCAAGAGCATCCAGAGCGCTTCAGCCCGAACGTGGTGTTGCGGCCTTTGTATCAGGAAATGGTGCTGCCCAACCTAGCCTACATTGGCGGCGGCGCCGAAGTGGCGTACTGGTTTCAGTTGAAAGGGATTTTTGAGGCGTTCCAAGTGCCGTTCCCGGCGGTGATGTTACGCAACTCGGCCATGTACCTGACCAAGCCCAACGCCCAGCGTTTGGAGAAGCTAGGGCTTACGCCTTTGGAGATGTTCAGGGAAATGCCTGAGTTGAAGAAGCGACTGGCCGAACTGTTGAATCAGGAAGAACTGAGCCTGGAAGCCCAACGCCACGCGTTGGAAACCGCGTACAAGCAGGTAGAAGAGCTGGCCCAAAGCATTGACCCCACGCTGGTGAAAGCCGTCGGCGCAGAGGCGCAGAAGGCCAGCCAAAGCCTACAGATGCTGGAGAAGAAGCTGAACAAAGCCATCGAGAACAAGAATGACACGGCCTACAACCAACTGGCCAACCTCAAAGACAAACTCTTCCCGACGGGGGTGCTACAGGAGCGCGTGGACAATCTGCTGTCATACCAGACCAACAACCCAGACTTCATCCAGCATTTGGTAGAGGCGTTCCAGCCGTTCGCGCACCAGTTCACTGTGTTGCAGGAAGACTAA
- a CDS encoding 5-formyltetrahydrofolate cyclo-ligase, giving the protein MRKSDLRKAYLAKRRSLSEAEVEELSQQLSDRFFEAFAPRAGQTVHVFLPIQQHREINTWHIIHRLWTEFPEVRVATSVSHLEDCSMTHYLLTPTTQLLVNKWGIPEPVQAQQISEEEIDLVLVPLLAFDLQGHRVGYGKGFYDRFLALLPKSSQKQGLSLEPPIPQIEDVHPLDLTLDAVITPTQIYRFS; this is encoded by the coding sequence ATGCGCAAGTCTGACCTCAGGAAAGCCTACCTCGCCAAGCGCCGCAGCCTCTCTGAGGCCGAAGTGGAGGAGCTCAGTCAGCAACTGTCCGACCGGTTTTTCGAGGCCTTTGCCCCACGCGCCGGGCAGACGGTGCACGTGTTTCTGCCTATCCAACAGCATCGCGAAATCAATACCTGGCACATCATTCATAGGCTGTGGACTGAGTTTCCGGAGGTTCGGGTGGCCACGTCTGTCTCGCATCTGGAGGACTGCAGCATGACGCACTACCTGCTTACGCCCACCACCCAGCTGCTTGTCAATAAATGGGGAATCCCCGAGCCCGTGCAGGCGCAACAGATTTCAGAAGAGGAGATTGACTTGGTGCTGGTGCCGCTGTTGGCCTTTGACTTGCAGGGTCATCGCGTGGGATACGGCAAAGGCTTCTATGACCGTTTTCTGGCTCTTTTACCCAAATCAAGCCAAAAACAAGGTTTGTCTCTAGAGCCACCCATCCCCCAGATTGAAGACGTCCATCCCTTGGACTTGACTTTGGATGCGGTGATTACTCCGACTCAGATATACCGTTTTTCCTGA
- a CDS encoding SRPBCC domain-containing protein — MKEFKKYFIVPASPKEVYEALTNPTVLETWTGDPAEMSTTPGSEFSLWEGSIVGKNLEFEQNRKIVQQWYFGEQEEPSIVTIKTHAHKLGTSLEVKQTNIPDEDYEDLVEGWEESYVGNLITFFEG, encoded by the coding sequence ATGAAAGAATTCAAGAAATACTTCATCGTGCCTGCCTCACCAAAAGAGGTCTACGAAGCCCTTACCAACCCCACCGTTCTGGAAACCTGGACCGGCGACCCCGCAGAAATGTCCACCACCCCCGGCTCTGAATTCTCACTTTGGGAAGGCAGCATCGTCGGCAAGAATCTGGAATTCGAGCAAAACCGGAAGATTGTGCAGCAATGGTATTTCGGGGAGCAGGAAGAACCCTCCATTGTCACCATCAAAACCCACGCCCACAAACTAGGAACCTCTCTGGAGGTGAAGCAGACCAACATCCCTGATGAGGATTATGAAGACCTGGTAGAAGGCTGGGAAGAAAGCTACGTAGGCAACCTCATCACTTTCTTTGAAGGATAA
- a CDS encoding DPP IV N-terminal domain-containing protein yields the protein MKTLYFLAAFLLAGLGLQAQTAGQQAKGNYQLAARFSPKKLEKIIFTTNLDPHWLKKTDQFWYQYETTNGKNWYVVDPATKSKRAIFDLDKVAAAITVIVKDPFDAQHLPIENLKFTEDEKSVQFEVKSSVDVVKKDRIDKKAADSLEKKTHYFQYNLATRQLTELKDYQKPKRKPMWASISPDQKFIIFAKNFNLYWMDKANYEKALKNEKDSTIVEHQLTKDGVEFYSYGGDSNGETNVEQEKNKNNRKPTFVLWSPDSKQFMLTRTDSRKVKDLWVIHNTAAGRPALETYKYQMPGEKEAPIREMVLFNFAEKTHKKINTAAFKDQEVSVWPAPAKQSSRDDEFRPNVWHGTANKVYFTRTSRDLKKIDVCVLDIPAGTVKPLIEERFNTYVEVSRVGLVNGGNEMIHWSERDGWGHFYLYDGNGKLKNQITSGPFHTEELVAIDEKARVLYFSANGREAKEDPYFMHLYRINFDGSGLKLLNKGDFDHNMSLSDSRRYFVDNFSRVNTVPAAALYDNNGKKVMDLEKSDFSRLMTTGYKFPEPFKVKADDGVTDLYGVMYKPYDFDSTKKYPIIQYIYPGPQTEAVNKAFSRGMDRVDRLAQLGFIVITVGNRGGHPARSKWYHTYGYGNLRDYGLADKKAAVEQLADEHPYIDANRVGITGHSGGGFMSTAAMLVYPDFFKVAVSGAGNHENNIYNRWWSEKHHGVKEVITAKGDTTFQYSIDKNPDLAKNLKGRLLLTHGDVDNNVHPANTIRMANALMKANKRFDFVMMPGQRHGYGDMTEYSFWMTADYFTKYLLGDFSQPVDITEINRDLEQNNKAGTGARRATPEDEE from the coding sequence ATGAAAACCCTTTATTTCCTGGCGGCCTTTCTACTGGCTGGCTTGGGGTTACAGGCCCAAACGGCTGGGCAACAGGCCAAAGGCAATTATCAGCTGGCGGCCCGCTTCTCCCCAAAAAAATTAGAAAAGATCATCTTCACCACCAACCTGGACCCACACTGGCTTAAGAAGACGGATCAGTTCTGGTACCAATATGAGACCACCAACGGTAAGAACTGGTACGTGGTGGACCCGGCTACCAAGAGCAAGCGCGCCATCTTTGACCTGGACAAAGTAGCGGCGGCCATCACGGTGATTGTAAAAGACCCATTTGACGCCCAGCATTTGCCCATTGAGAACCTCAAGTTCACCGAGGATGAGAAAAGCGTGCAGTTTGAGGTGAAAAGCTCTGTAGATGTGGTGAAGAAAGACCGCATTGACAAAAAGGCCGCCGACTCTCTAGAGAAGAAAACGCACTACTTCCAATACAACCTGGCCACTCGTCAACTGACGGAGTTGAAGGACTACCAAAAACCGAAGCGCAAGCCGATGTGGGCGTCCATCTCTCCAGACCAGAAGTTCATCATCTTTGCCAAGAACTTTAACCTGTACTGGATGGACAAGGCCAACTATGAGAAGGCCTTGAAGAACGAAAAGGACTCTACCATTGTGGAGCACCAACTGACCAAAGATGGCGTGGAGTTCTACAGCTACGGCGGTGACTCTAACGGTGAGACCAACGTAGAGCAGGAGAAAAACAAAAACAACCGCAAGCCTACGTTTGTGCTATGGTCCCCAGACTCCAAGCAATTCATGCTCACCCGCACAGACTCGCGCAAGGTGAAAGACCTATGGGTGATTCATAACACGGCGGCAGGCCGTCCGGCGCTGGAAACCTACAAGTACCAGATGCCCGGCGAGAAGGAAGCACCTATCAGGGAGATGGTGTTGTTCAACTTCGCAGAGAAGACCCACAAGAAAATCAACACGGCCGCTTTCAAGGACCAGGAGGTTTCTGTATGGCCAGCCCCGGCTAAGCAAAGCTCAAGAGATGATGAGTTCCGTCCAAACGTATGGCACGGCACGGCCAACAAAGTGTACTTCACCCGCACCAGCCGTGACTTAAAGAAGATTGACGTTTGCGTATTAGACATTCCGGCTGGCACCGTGAAGCCGTTGATTGAAGAGCGTTTCAATACCTATGTAGAAGTGTCCAGAGTAGGTCTGGTGAACGGTGGCAATGAGATGATTCATTGGTCTGAGCGTGACGGCTGGGGCCATTTCTACCTGTATGACGGTAACGGAAAATTGAAGAACCAGATTACGTCTGGTCCTTTCCACACCGAGGAACTGGTTGCCATTGATGAGAAAGCCCGCGTGTTGTATTTCTCGGCCAACGGCCGCGAAGCCAAGGAAGATCCGTACTTCATGCACCTGTACCGCATCAACTTTGACGGTTCTGGTTTGAAGCTCTTGAACAAAGGCGATTTTGACCACAACATGAGCCTAAGCGACAGCCGCCGCTACTTCGTGGACAATTTCTCTAGAGTGAACACCGTACCGGCAGCCGCTTTGTATGACAACAACGGCAAGAAAGTGATGGACCTGGAGAAATCTGACTTCTCCCGCTTAATGACCACAGGCTACAAATTCCCGGAGCCGTTCAAGGTGAAGGCAGACGATGGCGTGACGGATTTGTACGGCGTTATGTACAAGCCCTATGACTTTGACTCTACCAAGAAATACCCTATCATCCAATACATCTACCCAGGCCCGCAAACCGAGGCCGTAAACAAGGCCTTCAGCCGCGGCATGGACCGCGTAGACCGTTTGGCCCAGCTTGGCTTTATTGTGATTACCGTGGGGAATCGTGGTGGTCATCCGGCCCGTTCTAAGTGGTACCACACCTACGGTTACGGCAACCTACGCGACTACGGCTTGGCAGACAAGAAAGCCGCCGTAGAGCAGTTGGCAGACGAGCATCCATACATTGACGCGAACCGAGTAGGCATCACCGGCCACTCGGGTGGTGGTTTCATGTCTACCGCCGCCATGTTGGTATACCCAGACTTCTTTAAAGTGGCCGTTTCTGGCGCGGGTAACCATGAAAACAACATCTACAACCGCTGGTGGTCAGAGAAACACCATGGCGTGAAAGAAGTGATTACCGCCAAAGGAGATACTACCTTCCAGTACTCTATTGACAAGAATCCAGACTTGGCCAAAAACTTGAAGGGTCGCTTGCTATTGACCCATGGCGATGTGGACAACAACGTGCACCCAGCCAACACCATCAGAATGGCCAACGCCCTGATGAAGGCCAACAAGCGCTTTGACTTTGTCATGATGCCCGGCCAACGCCACGGCTACGGCGACATGACCGAATACTCTTTCTGGATGACGGCTGACTATTTCACCAAGTACCTGCTGGGTGACTTCTCACAGCCCGTTGACATCACAGAGATTAACCGCGATTTAGAGCAAAACAACAAGGCTGGCACCGGCGCACGCCGCGCAACACCCGAAGACGAGGAATAA
- the mnmD gene encoding tRNA (5-methylaminomethyl-2-thiouridine)(34)-methyltransferase MnmD, translated as MALEVRQTRDGSTTLFVPELNEHYHSVHGALQESLHVFIKMGLEDALTRTATVRILEVGFGTGLNALLTLQHTLATKAEVVYDTLEKYPLSMEMVNQLGFDKFILNPELLDFFTPLHAEPWEQPVAITPQFMLRKLETDLEAFAPAPESYNLVYFDAFAPEKQPHLWTDAIFQKMYDALAPGGTLVTYCAKGSFKRSLKAAGFKVEALPGPPGKREMTRGGKPT; from the coding sequence ATGGCTTTGGAGGTTAGACAGACAAGAGACGGCTCTACTACATTATTTGTACCTGAGTTGAATGAGCATTACCACTCAGTGCACGGGGCCTTGCAGGAGAGCCTGCATGTGTTCATTAAGATGGGCCTGGAAGATGCCTTGACGCGTACAGCCACTGTGCGCATTCTGGAAGTGGGCTTCGGGACGGGCCTCAATGCCTTGCTCACCTTGCAGCATACGCTGGCCACCAAAGCCGAGGTAGTTTATGACACGCTGGAGAAGTACCCGCTTTCAATGGAGATGGTAAACCAGTTAGGCTTTGACAAATTCATCCTCAACCCAGAGCTGCTGGACTTCTTCACGCCGTTGCACGCCGAGCCTTGGGAACAGCCCGTGGCCATCACACCGCAGTTCATGCTCCGCAAACTGGAAACCGATTTAGAGGCCTTCGCCCCGGCGCCAGAGAGCTATAATTTGGTGTATTTTGACGCCTTCGCGCCAGAGAAACAGCCGCACCTCTGGACGGACGCCATCTTCCAGAAGATGTATGATGCCTTAGCACCCGGCGGGACCCTGGTCACCTACTGCGCCAAAGGCAGCTTCAAGCGCAGCCTCAAAGCGGCCGGTTTCAAAGTAGAGGCTTTGCCGGGCCCTCCGGGCAAGCGTGAGATGACCCGCGGGGGCAAACCAACCTAG
- a CDS encoding VOC family protein, protein MAAGIHHLEFWVSDLSRSFPFYQGLFQRIGWTQLNHFSFATKSCDFYLIEKPGMVRQDAVGVRHVCFQAEDEAMVHAVGAYLKEIGADIVRGPVVMDYSEGYLTVDFRDPDGYVLEVAYTPHHSFAP, encoded by the coding sequence ATGGCCGCTGGCATCCATCACCTTGAATTCTGGGTTTCTGACCTCTCCCGCTCCTTTCCGTTTTACCAAGGCTTGTTCCAACGCATAGGCTGGACCCAGCTCAACCACTTTTCCTTCGCCACTAAAAGCTGTGACTTTTACCTGATAGAGAAGCCCGGCATGGTGCGGCAGGATGCAGTGGGCGTTCGGCATGTATGCTTCCAGGCAGAGGATGAGGCCATGGTACATGCAGTGGGTGCTTACTTGAAGGAGATTGGCGCCGACATCGTTAGAGGTCCCGTAGTGATGGACTATTCTGAAGGGTACCTCACCGTTGACTTCCGGGACCCAGATGGCTATGTGCTGGAAGTAGCCTACACACCTCACCACAGCTTCGCGCCTTGA
- a CDS encoding YihY/virulence factor BrkB family protein has protein sequence MAKYTFKDIFSLVKDSAGQFMENNSLRLAAALAYNTIFSLPPLLYIVIATAGYFFGEKAVSGQLYDQLNEFIGNDAALQLEESLKNVKVEGGSTVATWIGIATLIFASTTIFVTLQESLNNVWNLKTKPKNGMLKLAMDRILSFGMILSVAFLLLVSLVISALLGVLTEYLQQLLPGIAVFFIYLLDFVVSMGFITLLFALIYKYLPDAIIRWRDVWVGAMVTAFLFLLGKYLIGWYIGQSDLGSTYGAAGSIVILLTWVYYSSLIVFFGAEVTQQYADRFGQPVVPNHNSVRIEVREVPYADSDEAKAGRPPAEGRFRS, from the coding sequence ATGGCTAAATATACATTTAAGGACATCTTCTCGCTGGTGAAGGACTCGGCGGGACAGTTTATGGAGAACAACTCGCTGCGTTTGGCGGCGGCGTTGGCGTATAACACCATCTTCTCGTTGCCCCCGTTACTGTACATTGTGATAGCTACGGCGGGATATTTCTTCGGGGAGAAAGCCGTGTCTGGGCAGTTGTATGACCAGCTGAACGAGTTTATTGGCAATGACGCCGCCTTGCAACTAGAAGAGTCCCTCAAAAACGTGAAGGTAGAAGGCGGTAGCACCGTGGCCACCTGGATAGGGATTGCCACCCTGATTTTTGCCTCTACCACCATCTTTGTGACCCTGCAAGAGTCTCTCAACAACGTCTGGAACCTGAAGACCAAACCCAAAAATGGCATGCTCAAGCTGGCCATGGACCGCATCCTCTCCTTCGGGATGATCTTGAGCGTGGCTTTCTTGCTGCTGGTGAGTTTGGTGATCAGCGCCTTGCTGGGCGTCTTGACCGAGTACCTGCAGCAGCTGTTGCCGGGCATTGCCGTCTTCTTCATCTACCTGCTGGACTTTGTAGTGTCCATGGGGTTTATCACGCTGCTGTTCGCGCTTATTTATAAATACTTGCCAGACGCCATCATACGGTGGCGCGACGTGTGGGTGGGTGCCATGGTTACCGCCTTCCTGTTTTTGCTGGGCAAATACCTCATTGGCTGGTATATTGGCCAGAGCGATTTGGGCAGTACCTACGGGGCCGCTGGTTCCATTGTCATTCTGCTTACGTGGGTGTATTACTCGTCCTTGATTGTCTTTTTTGGCGCCGAAGTCACCCAGCAGTACGCTGACCGGTTCGGCCAGCCCGTGGTGCCCAACCATAACTCGGTGCGCATTGAGGTGCGCGAGGTACCATACGCAGACTCAGATGAGGCTAAGGCTGGACGTCCGCCTGCAGAAGGCAGGTTCAGGAGCTAA